A stretch of DNA from Desulfosarcina ovata subsp. ovata:
TTGTCCGATCCGAAGGTGGTTCAGGACAGGGAGGCATACCAGACGTACATCCGCGAGCACGCCGAGATCGCGCCGATCGTCACCGCTTTCCGGGAATACAAGCGGGTGGATCGGGAATTGGATGACAGCCTCGAATTGCTCCATGACGACGATCCCGAGATGAAAAAAATGGCCGCGGAAGAGGTCGATCGCCTGGAAAAGGAAAAGGACCGGCTCAAGGAGGAACTCAAGGTCCTTCTGATCCCCAAGGATCCGCTGGACGACAAGAACGTGATCCTGGAAATCCGGGCCGGTACCGGTGGCGACGAAGCCGGCCTCTTTGCCGGCGATCTGTTCAAGATGTATCAGCGTTATGCCGATGGTCGTGGCTGGAAAGTGGATGTGATGGACCACCACACCACCGGCGTGGGCGGCCTCAAGGAGATCATCGCCAGCATCAATGGCAAAGGTGCCTACAGCCGCCTCAAGTTTGAAAGCGGCACCCATCGGGTACAGCGGGTGCCCACCACGGAGACCCAGGGACGCATTCATACGTCCGCCGTCACCGTGGCGGTTTTGCCTGAAGCCGAGGATATCGAGGTCAATATCGACGCCAATGAACTCAAGGTGGACGTCTACCGCTCGTCGGGACCCGGCGGGCAGAGCGTCAACACCACCGACTCGGCCGTGCGCATCACCCACCTGCCCACTGGTCTGGTGGTGACCTGTCAGGACGAGAAATCCCAGCACAAGAACAAGGCCAAGGCCATGAAGGTGTTGCGATCCCGCCTACTCGACCAGATGGTTCGCGAACAGAATGAGCAGCGCTCCCAGGACCGGCGCAGCCAGGTAGGCAGCGGCGATCGCAGCGAACGTATCCGGACTTACAATTTTCCCCAGGGGCGGGTGACCGACCATCGCATCGGGTTGACCCTGTACCGACTGGAATCGATTCTTCAGGGAGATGTGGACGAGGTGATCGACTCCCTGGTGACCTATTACCAGAGCCAGGCGCTTCAGCATGCCGAACGCCTCGACGGATAATCGCGTTACCTGGACCATTCTGGAACTGGTGCGCTGGACCACGGATTATTTCCGGGATAACGGACTGGACAGCGCCCGCAGCGAGGCGGAGATCCTGCTTGCCCATGCCCTGGGCGTGCGGCGGATCGATCTTTACCTGAACCATGACAAACCGCTGGGGCCCGACGAACGCGCCGTTTTTAAAAACCTGATCCGAAGGCGGCTCAGCGGCGAACCGGTGGCCTACCTGACCGGCACCAAGGAGTTCTGGTCCCTGGAACTGGCCGTGAATCCGGCCGTGCTGATTCCGCGGCCGGAGACCGAGTGCCTGGTGGAAGCCGTTTTGCCTTTCCTTGAAACGGAAACCGGCGTCGCCAAGCGGGTGCTGGACATGGGCACCGGCAGCGGTGCCATTATCATCGCCCTGGCTCACGAGTGTCCCGGGCACCGTTACTTTGCCATGGATCGCTCCATGGATGCATTGGTCACGGCCCGCCGCAATGCCCGAACCCATGGCCTCGAGGCGCGCATCGACTGGTTTTGCGGCAACTGGGACGCGGCCCTGGCACCGCAGCGGGCGCGTTTTGATCTCATCGTTTCCAATCCGCCTTACATCCGCAGCGCCGAAATCGACGAGCTGCAGCCGGAAGTCCGGGATCACGAGCCCCGTCCGGCACTGGATGGCAGCCCTGACGGGCTGGCCGGTTTGCGCCACATCATCGAAATGGCCCATTGCCATCTCAACGACGGCGGTGTGCTGGCCCTGGAGATGGGCTATGATCAGGCAACGGCATTGCAGACGATTGCCGATGCGGTCGGTCAATACACCCCACCACGCATCATTAAGGATTACAGCGGTCTTGACCGGGTGGCGGTGATGACCAGGAACGCATGAGCGGTGATTCGCGATCCGTGAAAGCAGTGACGTTCGGATGGCCAGCCTTTTGGACGCGCCATTATTTTAGGCTTGCGGCCGATACCGATTTTTGGTAACTAAACTCGTTTTTAAAACCGCACGTCCGTGGACCGGATCCCGGTGCTTTCCACAGGAAAGTCGGATTCAGGGTCGAAGCGGGCGCAGGCAAAACCAACAACAAGGAGAAAACAATGGCTTACGTGACAATGAAAGAACTGCTGGAAGCCGGTGTGCACTTTGGCCACCAGACCAAACGCTGGAATCCGAAAATGAAACCCTATATTTTCGGAGCCAGAAACGGCATCTATATTATCGATCTGCAGAAAACCGTGAGAATGTTTCGTGACGCTTATGATTTTATCGTCAACACGGTTGCCGGTGGCAAATCGGTCCTTTTTGTGGGCACCAAGAAACAGGCCCGCGAGTCGATTTACGAAGAAGCCAACCGGGCCGAAATGTTCTACGTGCACAACCGCTGGCTGGGCGGTATGCTGACCAACTTCCAGACCATCAAGAAAAGCATCGACCGGCTCAATTATCTCAACACCATCGAAAACGACGGGTCGATCAACCTCTTTCCCAAAAAAGAACGTCTGAAACTGGGCAAGGAGCGTGAGAAACTAGACAGCACCCTGGGCGGTATCCGCAGCATGACCAAGCTGCCCGGTGTTATTTTTATCGTCGATCCGAAAAACGAAGCCATTGCCGTACGCGAAGGCCGCCGCCTGGGCATTCCCATCGTGGCGATTGTGGACACCAACTGTGATCCCGATGAAATCGATCACGCCATTCCCGGCAACGATGACGCCATTCGCGCCATTCGCCTGGTCGCATCCAAAATGGCCGATGCCTGCATCGAGGGGCGCGACCGTTACAACGAACGCCAGCAGGCCGAAGCCGACAAGGGCGAGGAAGAGCCCTCTGAACTCGATAGTGCTGCGGCCGACCTCAAACCCGGCGAGCGCAAAGTGATTTCCGACGGCACCGATGGACCGGTGGTCGAAATTATCCGTAAGGGCGCCGGTGTTTCCGAAACCAGTGAATCCTCTGAAGAGGCAGCGGCCTCTGAAGCAGAACCGACGGGAGAATAATTTAAAATGGCAGATATCACTGCAGCAATGGTAAAAGAGCTCCGTGAAAAATCCGGGGCCGGGATGATGGATTGCAAGGCCGCCCTGGTCGAGTGCGGCGGCGACCTTGAAAAGGCAATCGACTTTCTGAGAAAAAAGGGCATCGCCACCGCCGCCAAACGGGCCGGCCGGGCCACTTCCGAAGGGACTGTCCAATCTTATATCCATATGGGCGGCAAGATCGGTGTGATGGTGGAAGTGAACTGCGAAACCGATTTCGTGGCCAAGACCGACGATTTCGGCGACTTCGCCAAAAATATTGCCATGCACATCGCGGCCAC
This window harbors:
- the rpsB gene encoding 30S ribosomal protein S2 codes for the protein MAYVTMKELLEAGVHFGHQTKRWNPKMKPYIFGARNGIYIIDLQKTVRMFRDAYDFIVNTVAGGKSVLFVGTKKQARESIYEEANRAEMFYVHNRWLGGMLTNFQTIKKSIDRLNYLNTIENDGSINLFPKKERLKLGKEREKLDSTLGGIRSMTKLPGVIFIVDPKNEAIAVREGRRLGIPIVAIVDTNCDPDEIDHAIPGNDDAIRAIRLVASKMADACIEGRDRYNERQQAEADKGEEEPSELDSAAADLKPGERKVISDGTDGPVVEIIRKGAGVSETSESSEEAAASEAEPTGE
- the prfA gene encoding peptide chain release factor 1, translated to MFDKLKGVEDRFQELERLLSDPKVVQDREAYQTYIREHAEIAPIVTAFREYKRVDRELDDSLELLHDDDPEMKKMAAEEVDRLEKEKDRLKEELKVLLIPKDPLDDKNVILEIRAGTGGDEAGLFAGDLFKMYQRYADGRGWKVDVMDHHTTGVGGLKEIIASINGKGAYSRLKFESGTHRVQRVPTTETQGRIHTSAVTVAVLPEAEDIEVNIDANELKVDVYRSSGPGGQSVNTTDSAVRITHLPTGLVVTCQDEKSQHKNKAKAMKVLRSRLLDQMVREQNEQRSQDRRSQVGSGDRSERIRTYNFPQGRVTDHRIGLTLYRLESILQGDVDEVIDSLVTYYQSQALQHAERLDG
- the tsf gene encoding translation elongation factor Ts, whose protein sequence is MADITAAMVKELREKSGAGMMDCKAALVECGGDLEKAIDFLRKKGIATAAKRAGRATSEGTVQSYIHMGGKIGVMVEVNCETDFVAKTDDFGDFAKNIAMHIAATNPVGITQEDVPQEVIDREREIYRAQVIEMGKPEQMVEKIAEGKMNKFYKENCLMNQQYVKEPDKTIADYLNEVIARTGEKISIKRFARFQIGAD
- the prmC gene encoding peptide chain release factor N(5)-glutamine methyltransferase → MPNASTDNRVTWTILELVRWTTDYFRDNGLDSARSEAEILLAHALGVRRIDLYLNHDKPLGPDERAVFKNLIRRRLSGEPVAYLTGTKEFWSLELAVNPAVLIPRPETECLVEAVLPFLETETGVAKRVLDMGTGSGAIIIALAHECPGHRYFAMDRSMDALVTARRNARTHGLEARIDWFCGNWDAALAPQRARFDLIVSNPPYIRSAEIDELQPEVRDHEPRPALDGSPDGLAGLRHIIEMAHCHLNDGGVLALEMGYDQATALQTIADAVGQYTPPRIIKDYSGLDRVAVMTRNA